Below is a genomic region from Betta splendens chromosome 8, fBetSpl5.4, whole genome shotgun sequence.
ATCTGCTTCTAGTGACACTGCTGGATGAAAAGTCCTGCGGTCCAACTGGGGAAGTGCACGTGTGAAGCACAGCGGGAGAAATGTGAGCGCTTCACCCCTGTAAGGATGATGTCAGCGATTAAGGCCACTTAACGGCCATTTTGCAGCTAGTTTGGATCCAGCTGTGCTCTCAGCTGTATTCGCCTTCATTTGCCTTTCAAACAACCTTCGGTTCTGAGGATGAAGCTGATCAAACAGGCGCCAAGTTTAAGCGTGTCACAGACCTTTATGGCGAGATGAATGGAAACAGAGGCAAACATCTGTTCAAAGACACAGACTGTCCTCCTGCAAAATGGATGTTCATATTTCATGTCTTCCAGTAATATTTAGGTGACCTCTAGTAGTTCTACTAAATATGGCAAAGTGAGCTAGAGAGTGAGAAAGTCCCTATAGGGAGGAGTTTAGGGTGGACTGAAAAAACCTGGACTTTCCCACAGGAAGCTAATGTTTAATTCCATTGTCAAACTATGTATTTTGtccatgatttaaaaaaaatgttgggAGTTTATTAGTGTAAACATTGTTACAGAGCATTTATCTGTCTTTTTTGGGGGTCTTCACCAAACCATGACAGTTTCATAAACATGTGATTATGTGATTATGAACATTAGTTCTAAGACAATACTGTTCCAGTGCAACAGCATGCTATTTAAAGAGATGGCAGCTGTCGTGAGGGCCATAGTTCCAAAGATGTTCCTGTAGGTCGTATGCGATGGTGAAGACAAACAGAGCCAGAGGAGCTTCTTCCAGGCGTCAAGTGTTTGTGCTAAGCTACGTTAGCCAGCTGCTACTTGTGTGTTAATATGACTGGGGTTTAATATATCGTCTCCAGGCTCCTTCTGACTGGATAGCTTGTTTCTCTGTCTGGttgtgcagaaaaaaaaaaaaatatatatatatatatatatatatatatatatatatatatatatatatatatatatatatatatatatatatatatatatatatatatatatatatatatagttttctTCCATCTCTGTGATTTCAATCCCGGCCCGATTCAGAATTTGTgctctaaagaaaaaaaagaaaaagatctgAGGAACATGGTTTGTGTTGCAAAGGCAGATGGACGTATGTACAAATGACTAGGCTGTGCAGGatactgaaatatttaaatttacttaaatttactatttttttatttttttatttatttactcctTTCCATTACGGAGCCTCATAGCACGTTAACAATAGGAGGTGAGCGCTGTTTTGGTGAATCCGTGAACAAAACAATGTCgttttttttcttgcaaaacTGGCCAACAGTGTTTAACGTGAACTTTGCTCATAAACATGGTTCATGGACTTTCTACTTGTGTCAATAAACTCTGCAGGGCTGAAGCAACGATCTGTTGGACAACACTCAACCTTAAATACAATGTTGTTAAATGATAGGAGAGGCTTCGGGGCATTTAGGCTTTATTAAAGATTTTCACCTCATTACATCCACCAACACAAAAGAGCTGCATTTGACCTATTAACCCTTTCACCTCTCCTAAATACCTGTTCTtccttatttactgtactgaTAAGAAAAGCCATAGATCGCCTGTATTAGTGGACTGTGTCAGCAGATGCCATTTCTCAACCTACACACTATAATCAGTCATgtgatgaagcagctgttgAACGTCCCAACGAACAGGACGACGCAGCAAACGGGACCCCGTGTCCCGTTAAATATGAAACGGGCTGCGATGTGCTCTTAAGTCGACCATGTCACACGCTCTTCTACAAAATGCCTTTAAAGCAGCTATCTGCAACCAAGAGCTGCACTTTTTTGAGCAGAAGCTATAGTAGTAGCTTCATAAGTAATAAGAAATAGAAATAATTCATTCTATAAAACAATGCATTTCAAAATCCAACCAAAGTCAAagtgcatgcgtgtctgtgcagctcTCACATCatccagcagagggagccagTCGACCACAGCGCAAAATACTACATTAGAATTTAAAAATCACGGTCGCGTTTGACCCATGTTCTCCTTAAAACGTCCTCTGCTTAGTCCTGTGCAGGTTGCAGACTGCTCCACCGGCCACATTACAGCACACGCGTGTTAGCAACTGTATGGAAGGTAAATATTTGAGGAGCGATTAGCTCCCGAGCAGAAGGCAATGTAAACATTGTATACATAGTTCAATGagcttcgtttttttttttctggcgaTGGAACGTGGCCAAGTTCCGAAAGCAGACCCTGTGGGATGGATAACAGAACGTGTGTGACTGAAAGAAATGATGTGTGCGCACCCACTGGAAGCCACCGCATCAAAGGAAAAACTAACGCTGAGGTCTAGTGAAAAAAAAACCATATTGACCTGTGAGGAATGAAGAGAAAAAACACCTCACAAAATGTACAATGCTCCTGAAGAAGAAAGAGTCGGTTCTGAGGTGAGGAAGGTCCAAAAGGCAAGCTGCAGTGGGAACGGACAGGTGTGACTGCACAACACAACAATGTGTTATGTCTGTGGATCAACCGTGGCCCGGCCACTGGTCCCAGTGGGCCCAACTGGAGACACGCTTGTTTCCCCAGTCTGGTCACGTTCTTTGAGCCTCAACCATTCGACTGCTGTAGCGTTTGGCAGGACTGGAGTTTTCCATGACAAAAACAATGCGATCAGTGAGTTGTGGCGAGCGAAAACGCTTTTATGGATGGGACGACTTTGGTTGGTGAGATTTCCACTCACTTTTAGTACAACAACGCTCAGTTAAGCCTTTGTTTAATTGTGATTAATTAGATATATTGTAATTGGAGAAAGGAGCATTGACTCAGTCTCCCATCCGCTCCGTGGACATCAACAACATCAGCAACAGGCTGCTGCTTGAAGCCTGTTGCTGGTGGATGGAGAGGCCTAGACGGCGACAGGGCCGCGCTCGCCGCGCGTGTAATTACTGTGAGAACGGCGGCAGGTGTTTATTCATGGAGATTACGGAGACAGCGGAGAGCCCAGCAGCGCGTGTCACACACGTGGACCTGAGGTTAAAAATGACCATTTGGCAGAAAGCGTTATCTTCGTATTCATACACAGACCAACAAAGACTGGGAATCCCTAAAAAAAGCAGAAGGCAGGCATGCGATGGAAACCTAAACCACTGCAGTTTGTCCACAAAGACTTAATAGCAGTGAGACTCGagtaaataatacaaaacagcagctccagaaaAACCCCGTCTCAAACCCTTCCTCGAAGCTCCGACTTTAGCATCTGGAAaacattaaaagcagtaaataaTATAATCATCCCTGTTTATGGTCAGTGAACTGCTTCACCTGATTCGTATGCTTCACGTGAAGCCACGGCTCTGGTGTCGGTGTCACAGAGGCTGACTGAACCCAGAATGTGTCTGGTGTCAGCATTTTCAAACTCATTCAGATTCTGCCCGACGGCAGAAAGGCTCCAAACACATTCATTAGCGAGTCAGACGGACAGGTACATTTGTTTGGGTGACGCGTGGCCCCTCCCACCGCGTCATGTCAGCAGAGAGGCGTTTTTCAAACAGTTCTCAATGTGAAGGTGTCCTGTCATCACAGCGAAGAGAGAACGCATTATTAATATGTATAGGGAGGAAGTGCTGTGCTGACTCGAACCCTGAACGGGGCCTAACATTCACCACATCCTGGCGAAACCACCGCATCATTCAACTGGTATTAGTGAGATGGAAAagtggggagagagagcagaaaaCGGCAAATCCGAGTTTAGGACAATCCTGATTAATGTCATAGTAAACAGTTGTTCCAGAAGCATCAACCACACACAGTGAGTACAAACACATGTTCACAacgttgtctgtgtgtttaatctTTTTTTCTGGCACATATTTGAACCAATTATCAATCATTTGTGAAGCTCGGTTTCGTGTCGGCCATTTTGATTCCTAGTCTGCACTGTGCTGCTTTTGATGTTTGATGAGACCCGAGGCAGAAAAAAGAGACGGAGCAAAGGatgagaaggtcaaaggtcagtctgTGGCTAGGTGATGTTATGACTCTCACTGTCTGGCTGCTCATGTGATCAGTGGAATTTTGGCATCCTGCTCGTTACCACGGCCGCCGCCTGCAACGATGCGTTTGAGGGAAGCAATAAGAGAAGGAGACTGCGATTTCATTTCAACAATGAGTTCATATGAGAAGCGACTCAAATCAGCCACAATTATGTGAACCCCTGGAGTTGCCTAAAATATGTTCCTGCTCCATTATATACAAATAGTTTATTCCATCAGAGGGAAgtattttattagttttatcTTGTTTATTTTGCTGCGCATGAATACATTCACTGCAGGATATGGAACAAACATTACCACGAATTGTATTAGTGTCCTTGTGCCAccaatgaataaatgatgacTGTGGGTTGATGTtttaatatgaaataaaatgaaatggttATAAAGCCGTGAATGCGAGACATTAAATGCTTTGCAGTAATCATGTCTCGTCTGTGCGGAGCTCTACTGCCCGCTCAGACCCAAACGAGGTCTCTGGCGATTCACACTTAAATGAGAGCGTGGATCAATGTGGGATCTGTCTTTGTGTTCACGTGGGAACAGAACATTGGGTTCAACCCGGCCAGGCGGAGGTAACAACGCGATTATCCGCCGTGCGAAGCGATCGATCCCAATGTGTCCCCCCCCCCGCACGCCGGCTTCACGCAGGTGGAGGCctcagagagggggggggcgctcCCAGCTCTGATCCTGCGCCAATCAACGCGTCTGCCAACAGACGGACGGGGCAAGAAACGCCACGGGGCGAAGCACGTGTTCAGTGCGAGGCCGCTTTGATCGCAGGTCTGATGCGTCACTGCTCCTCCGTTACAGCAAGAACGTCGGGAGGTCCTCCCTCCCGGTCACGTCAAACCCCAGAACTTATAAATGTCTGAGACGCATCACAGACGATGCGCAGCACGGAGCACCATAACGCAGGTGAGTCAAACCCTTTAAAGTTCATCTGACTTTTTAATTGCAATAAAATATTAgtaataatgtgaatgagtTTACTTTACACACAAATCATCAAAAATCATCAATGGGAGCCTAAAAACATTTTGGACTCTCAGTCCTTTACGCATAAtctaaataatttaatattttaacattttcttgGCATTTTCATATTTACTAATAATCAAactacaaatataaataaaccaatacaagaaaacacattttaccaCCAATAACTTTTAATGAATTTCATACGTAGATCAGTCAATACTTGTAGTAATTAAATGCTGTGAAATTCATTTCACGTTCTGTCGTTTATTTTCTTGTCACTGTGCCAGAAAAAAAGTCACAATTGATTAAGTCTGTGGAGCGTCTGCTTCGTCGTCGTGGTCGGTCCCACAGGAGCGAGAGCCGCGTCCCGAGGCGGAGCCGGAAGCACagagaggtgaggaggaagcgTCCACCGGGGACGGCACCCCGTTAGACCAGAATCAGCCCCTTAATGGAAGCACTGGGAACGATGGCCCAATGAGGTCGTGaaagtcacagagctgctgtaaaCAGTCCCAGAGCCCACAAAATACCCTGATACTCAAAGCCAGGATGCAGAACTGGTCCATTTCAGGTCCTGTGGGGCTGAAGACCCAGAACCTAGTCCGGCTGatatttcctttttcttctcctcctcctcgtcctttcCGGGCATTGATTGAACTTTACAAACAGTGAAATGCCAGGAAGGAGGCTTTAAACGTGCACGTTCTGGTCCTCGCTAACAATCATCAGAACAAATCTCGAAGCGGCCCATTTTAACATGGAGGCGTCTGCCCTTTTATGCGTACAGTGAAAGGGCGGCGCGCCTGCGACGAGGCCCCTGAGTGTGACGGATGCTCGCGGGGCCTCGCGGGGCCTCGCGGGGCCTCGCGGCTCCCGGGGGACAAAATCGCAGACACAATAACACGATAACAGCCCGGGGAGAGGCCCCGCCGATGTTTGTCACATGTTTTGACTTGAAGTCCGCCGAGGACGAACTGGCAGCAGCTTCCGAGCGAGGATTCTAACGAGCAGACGTCCATTTGACACATTGAGACCCCCTTCGATTTCCGCGGACTCCACAAACCATGACGCTCGTCTCATTCCTTCCCCACCAGACTCCGCCAGCGCTCCGGCATGGACCCCACCCCGCCCCCCGCGGTGACCAACGCGTCCTTCAGCGTGTTCGACGGCTGCGAGCGCCAGGTGGAGGCCGTGCTCTTCGACCTGACCCTGCAGTGCGTCAACATAGTGGTGGGGGTCCCCGCCAACCTGCTCGTCCTCCTGGCGCTGGTCCGCAGGCGCAAAGCGGCCTCCACGTCGGACGTGTACCTGGGCTGCCTGGCCGCCATGGACGCCTACTTCGGCGCCATGACCCCCGTCAACCTGCTGAACCTCTACTACTGGCGGAGCAGGGAGGTGTGGTCGGCCGTGAAGTTCTCCTACGGCGTCAAAGACACCAGCGGCCcgctcttcctctcctgcatctGCCTGGACCGCTTCGTGGCCGTGCTCTTCCCCGTCGCCTTCGGCCGGTGCAGGCGGGCGGCGTACCGGGTCGGCCTGGCGGCGCTGGTGCTGTGCCTCACGCTCGCCTACTCGGCAGCCAAAGCGGCGGGGGGCCTCCCCGGCTTCGAGAGGGTGTTCACGGGCGAGGTCCTGGCCACGTTCGCGTGGATGGTGGTGTGCAACGGCAGCATCCTGTGGGCCCTGAGGAGGACCCCCGGCTCCTCGGGCAGAGACGAGATGCACCCCATGAAGAAGAAGGCCTTCAAGGtggtctcctccgtcctctgCATCGTCGTGTTCAACTACCTGCCGCCGGTGGCGCTGTTCCCCTTCCAGGACCACTACTCCCCCGACGCGTTCCGCTGCTACGTGCAGCCCGCGGGCTTCGCCTTCCtcaacatcagcagcaccacCCAGCCCCTGGTCTACCTGTCCCGCCTGGGGACGGCGCCTTTCCTGCCAAACACCTGCGCCAAgaggtgctgcagctgtgtctcGGCCAAAAACAAGAATCCACCACAGGAAATAGCATCTCATTAGGttgatataaaaaataaatcatttacgTGTTGAGCCTAAATCTGTATATGCTTTGATAGTGGGAACAAAATACTGCAAATGTAACGTTTTCgtgataattttatttatgattttacAAATGACCACGTTAAATGAATTGATTAGTATAGCGATGAACTAAACAGTTTTTATGAAACAATTTTACAAACTGACTCATGAAGGGCTCATATAAAAATATTGGTTTGACTTTGGCGCCATCTTGTGTAAATAAGAGGCCATTCAACAAAATCGTTCAAACCCGATGAACGGGCCGGAATCCTCACAAAGCTGAAATTTAAAAAGTCACAACGCCACAATTAAGTCACAGC
It encodes:
- the LOC114860900 gene encoding G-protein coupled receptor 183-like, giving the protein MDPTPPPAVTNASFSVFDGCERQVEAVLFDLTLQCVNIVVGVPANLLVLLALVRRRKAASTSDVYLGCLAAMDAYFGAMTPVNLLNLYYWRSREVWSAVKFSYGVKDTSGPLFLSCICLDRFVAVLFPVAFGRCRRAAYRVGLAALVLCLTLAYSAAKAAGGLPGFERVFTGEVLATFAWMVVCNGSILWALRRTPGSSGRDEMHPMKKKAFKVVSSVLCIVVFNYLPPVALFPFQDHYSPDAFRCYVQPAGFAFLNISSTTQPLVYLSRLGTAPFLPNTCAKRCCSCVSAKNKNPPQEIASH